From a single Carcharodon carcharias isolate sCarCar2 chromosome 4, sCarCar2.pri, whole genome shotgun sequence genomic region:
- the LOC121277212 gene encoding E3 ubiquitin-protein ligase Topors-like gives MASATEDLNAENQFSPEPETSKIPHGVRADASPDAKCPICLDRFDNMSYIDRCFHKFCFRCIQEWSRNKAECPLCKQPFNSIFHSVRTENDFQEYVLKATENGSFASPGGQRFRYRTTLTRERRTTHQRRRSPVLPVIPDNGVVFEGLGRQPRVHQGHNLRRMMLRLGARRRAQSEGRSMRQVQEQEMINFRRELYRSGLRVRNVQDGGRSRDISAEFFRRNAACLHRLMPWLKRELCVLFGSHGSVVNIVQHVIMSNIVRYNMEDGAFQEELRPFLLSRTDHFLHEFISFARAPFNMESYDQRANYDCPAPSYEEESDSDLSVITISPDTANIQEEDRPTPNPSELALGLSQATWDDETPGPSYSVAETMESVNSSPGETSAVSEEMPPQAGSSLLTVSIKSDPSTKEEGSARSADDCLIIGYVKPLAERTPELIELSSDSEVSVQATSTEVVKQPMHLRFHSTSSLSSSTRSSSARSSVSRERLKRKKLKQKKSNKSKRDKHRSHKKSSHSGGSASRSSRRRERISSRVRGSSKDRSRIRPHSRDKHEFRRTERSSTKDRTMVAYPYSRGEYQAKDRSRRAGRDRSSSRERARSGSRETHAHQTRDRRRSRNRERAPFTRSRTRSQNSDSAVYRHRARSRSWSRGYAALGDRRRSRSRERAYSYMREYQERNRGFLYQWERYSYHSRMNEGRDSAPRTRAHHRRGSPCSDYRIRSSSESTSFRSPSSHRDDVYYQYRSYRSRSPSSSRSRTTSGRTDKMRQEKPGGKRKYKTHYLESSSSKSASLQLSNLSSEIHMLPRQEGGSPGPLSQCSSNSKSGSVLLESMLGSEPKWKKHNEKTRSASVEIVYEGRVTEASQRHKRKKKHKKKQKRGKSNEWADSECHSPLVITIESDSDVIVTSMEDGNSTVDTTTNLNENNFELVEKCVLETVESQDLPDTTPNVFFRHTSTESLDVCGLSADSDPSPPNSNEQTHLDQDDVSPVTDTDCHQNFKGEEQDHGQNCSSPKRTLSKNSSDRPPLILKIPKRFINGANLFSRPTENA, from the coding sequence ATGGCGTCTGCTACAGAGGATTTGAATGCGGAGAACCAGTTTTCACCAGAGCCTGAAACCAGTAAGATTCCACATGGAGTTCGGGCTGATGCATCACCAGATGCAAAATGCCCCATCTGCCTAGACAGATTTGACAACATGTCTTACATTGATCGCTGTTTTCATAAATTCTGCTTTCGCTGCATTCAGGAATGGTCTCGAAACAAAGCTGAATGCCCCTTGTGCAAACAGCCATTTAACTCCATATTCCACAGTGTGCGGACCGAAAATGATTTTCAGGAGTATGTACTGAAGGCGACAGAGAATGGCTCGTTTGCCAGTCCGGGTGGGCAAAGGTTTAGGTACCGAACAACACTGACCCGGGAACGTCGCACGACCCATCAACGTCGGAGGTCCCCAGTTCTTCCCGTAATACCTGACAATGGAGTAGTATTCGAAGGACTTGGGCGCCAGCCCCGGGTGCATCAGGGACACAACTTGCGTCGGATGATGTTACGACTGGGCGCCCGGAGGAGAGCACAGTCCGAGGGCAGATCCATGCGCCAGGTCCAAGAACAAGAAATGATCAACTTTAGACGAGAATTGTACCGGTCAGGCTTGCGTGTCAGGAACGTCCAAGATGGGGGTCGGAGTCGAGACATTTCTGCCGAGTTCTTCCGCCGCAACGCAGCCTGTCTTCACCGACTAATGCCATGGTTGAAAAGGGAACTGTGCGTCTTGTTTGGCTCCCACGGTTCTGTTGTCAACATTGTGCAACATGTCATCATGTCTAACATCGTTCGATACAACATGGAAGACGGGGCCTTTCAGGAAGAACTCAGGCCCTTTTTACTCAGCCGCACAGACCATTTCTTGCACGAGTTTATAAGCTTTGCGCGGGCACCGTTCAACATGGAATCATATGACCAGCGCGCCAACTATGACTGTCCAGCTCCATCCTACGAGGAAGAAAGTGACTCAGATTTATCTGTAATCACAATATCGCCTGACACCGCTAACATTCAGGAAGAAGATAGACCCACTCCCAATCCTTCAGAATTAGCTCTTGGCCTAAGTCAGGCAACATGGGACGATGAAACGCCTGGCCCTTCTTACTCAGTGGCAGAGACCATGGAGTCGGTTAACTCCTCACCTGGTGAAACCTCTGCTGTTTCTGAGGAGATGCCACCACAAGCTGGATCCTCTTTACTTACGGTGTCAATAAAATCCGatccaagcacaaaggaagagggcTCAGCCCGTTCAGCCGATGACTGCTTAATAATTGGTTATGTGAAGCCTTTAGCTGAAAGGACTCCTGAACTTATTGAACTGAGCTCAGACTCTGAAGTTTCCGTACAGGCCACCAGCACCGAGGTTGTCAAACAGCCGATGCATTTACGATTCCACAGCACCAGCAGTTTGTCCTCGTCAACTAGATCGTCATCAGCTAGATCGTCTGTGTCCAGGGAGCGATTGAAAAGAAagaaattgaaacagaaaaaGAGTAACAAATCAAAAAGAGATAAGCACCGCAGTCATAAGAAGAGTTCCCATTCTGGGGGCAGTGCGTCACGTTCAAGCAGACGGAGGGAGAGGATTTCAAGCAGAGTTCGAGGCAGTTCGAAGGATCGATCAAGAATCCGACCACATAGTAGAGACAAGCATGAGTTTAGGAGGACTGAGCGATCAAGCACCAAGGACAGAACCATGGTGGCTTACCCTTACAGCAGAGGTGAATATCAAGCTAAAGACCGGAGCAGAAGAGCCGGCCGAGACAGATCTTCATCAAGAGAGAGGGCCAGATCAGGCAGCAGAGAAACCCATGCTCATCAAACCCGAGACAGGAGGCGATCAAGGAACCGAGAGCGAGCGCCATTCACCAGAAGTCGGACAAGGTCACAGAACAGTGACAGTGCCGTTTACAGGCATAGAGCTAGGTCACGTTCTTGGAGCAGAGGCTATGCCGCTCTTGGAGACAGGAGGAGGTCCAGAAGTCGGGAGAGGGCGTACAGCTACATGAGAGAATACCAGGAAAGAAACAGGGGGTTCTTATATCAGTGGGAAAGATATAGCTATCACAGTAGAATGAACGAAGGCCGTGATTCCGCGCCTCGAACCAGAGCTCACCACAGGAGAGGGTCACCGTGTTCAGATTATAGAATTCGATCTAGTTCTGAAAGCACAAGCTTCAGAAGCCCAAGTAGCCATAGGGATGATGTCTATTACCAATACAGAAGTTATCGATCAAGAAGCCCATCCAGTAGCAGATCTAGAACTACTTCTGGTAGAACTGATAAAATGAGACAAGAGAAACCTGGGGGCAAACGTAAATATAAAACTCATTATTTGGAAAGTTCTTCCAGCAAAAGTGCAAGTTTGCAGCTTTCTAATTTATCATCAGAAATTCACATGTTGCCCAGACAGGAGGGTGGTTCTCCTGGCCCTCTTTCACAGTGTAGCAGTAACTCAAAAAGCGGCTCCGTGTTACTTGAGAGTATGCTAGGCAGCGAGCCAAAGTGGAAAAAGCACAATGAGAAGACAAGAAGTGCAAGTGTGGAAATCGTGTACGAGGGAAGGGTAACAGAGGCAAGTCAGCGCCataaaagaaaaaagaaacacaaaaagaaacaaaaaagggGAAAGAGCAATGAATGGGCTGACAGTGAATGTCATTCACCCCTTGTGATAACCATTGAGAGCGATAGTGATGTAATTGTTACAAGTATGGAAGATGGCAACAGCACTGTAGACACAACCACTAACCTTAACGAAAACAATTTTGAACTTGTCGAGAAGTGTGTTCTTGAGACTGTGGAATCTCAGGATCTTCCTGATACAACACCGAATGTTTTCTTCAGGCACACAAGCACAGAATCCTTGGATGTTTGTGGACTGTCTGCAGATTCTGATCCTAGTCCTCCAAATTCAAATGAACAGACTCACCTTGACCAAGATGATGTCAGTCCAGTGACTGATACCGACTGTCACCAGAATTTCAAAGGGGAAGAGCAAGACCATGGACAGAACTGCTCTTCGCCAAAAAGGACTCTTTCTAAAAACTCTTCAGACAGACCACCTTTGATACTGAAAATCCCAAAGAGGTTCATTAACGGAGCTAACTTATTTAGCCGTCCAACGGAAAATGCATGA